The proteins below are encoded in one region of Polypterus senegalus isolate Bchr_013 chromosome 2, ASM1683550v1, whole genome shotgun sequence:
- the ccna1 gene encoding cyclin-A1 has product MNFNRLASQYVAQENRNPIVRTAKESSVVPPVPRAHRPVLGVLCENEQRRRTDSRSSFCSRNHSGYEKEPSDAYKRAFPVCSISRSSVNYEVFVDEPQEPPRPVQKRTVPVENVPSDESIALQHKDFRLFLELSAGSLDVSMQSVHEEPPACGDLSVAEYADDIYSYLQESERKFRPRLGYMRKQPDITNNMRVILVDWLVEVCEEYKLQSETLYLAVNYLDRFLSCMSVLRGKLQLVGTAAVFLASKHEEICPPDIEEFVYITDDTYTKKQLLRMEHLLLKVLAFDLAVPTAYQFLLQFLKMGAVCKKTESLSLYMAELSLLEADTFLKYVPSQIAASAFCLANYTLNSVYWPETLACFSGYDLADLWPCILDLHKAFTGAVKQPQQAIREKYKNSKYLGVSLLTPPQNLPFDCLS; this is encoded by the exons ATGAACTTTAATCGCCTCGCTTCACAGTACGTCGCCCAGGAAAATCGAAATCCGATAGTTCGGACGGCGAAGGAGTCCAGCGTGGTACCGCCAGTTCCCAGGGCTCACAGGCCGGTTCTGGGCGTGCTGTGTGAAAACGAGCAGCGGAGGCGAACCGACAGTCGG AGTTCATTTTGCTCAAGGAATCACTCTGGGTATGAGAAGGAGCCTTCTGATGCTTACAAGAGAGCTTTCCCTGTCTGTTCAATAAGTCGTTCCAGTGTTAACTATGAAGTCTTTGTGGATGAACCACAGGAGCCCCCAAGGCCTGTGCAAAAGAGAACGGTGCCTGTGGAGAATGTGCCCAGTGATGAGAGCATTGCATTACAGCATAaagacttcaggctgttcttGGAGCTAAGTGCAG gttcttTAGATGTTTCAATGCAGTCAGTTCATGAAGAGCCTCCTGCATGTGGTGACCTGTCTGTAGCAGAATATGCAGACGATATCTACTCCTACTTGCAAGAAAGTGAA AGAAAATTTAGGCCAAGGCTTGGCTATATGAGGAAGCAACCGGACATAACCAACAATATGCGTGTCATCCTGGTAGACTGGCTAGTAGAAGTGTGTGAGGAGTACAAACTTCAGTCGGAGACTCTGTATTTAGCAGTAAACTACCTGGATCGGTTTCTTTCTTGCATGTCTGTTCTCCGGGGCAAGCTGCAGCTTGTTGGGACTGCAGCAGTCTTCCTTGCATC GAAACATGAAGAAATCTGCCCACCAGACATTGAAGAGTTTGTCTACATTACTGATGACACCTACACAAAGAAGCAGCTATTGCGCATGGAACATCTCTTGCTAAAAGTGTTGGCATTTGACCTGGCAGTACCTACCGCATATCAATTTCTGCTTCAGTTTTTGAAGATGGGGGCAGTATGCAAGAAGACAGAGAGCCTGTCTTTG TACATGGCTGAGCTGAGTCTGCTAGAAGCAGATACCTTTCTGAAATATGTACCATCCCAAATAGCTGCCTCTGCATTTTGTCTTGCGAACTACACCTTAAACAGTGTTTATTGG CCGGAGACTCTCGCTTGCTTTAGTGGATATGATCTAGCAGACCTTTGGCCATGCATCCTTGACCTGCACAAAGCTTTTACAGGAGCTGTAAAGCAACCACAACAAGCAATAAGGGAAAAGTACAAGAACTCCAA gtaTCTGGGTGTCTCTCTGCTTACACCACCACAGAATTTGCCTTTTGACTGCTTAAGTTGA